In Hyphomicrobium denitrificans 1NES1, one DNA window encodes the following:
- the rpsO gene encoding 30S ribosomal protein S15, whose protein sequence is MSQIAPHRREAKTAIIKDNATKANDTGSPEVQIAVLTHRINELTEHFKLHKKDNHSRRGLLKMVSQRRQLLDYVKSKDNARYQKIIEKHGIRR, encoded by the coding sequence ATGTCGCAGATCGCACCTCACCGCCGTGAGGCGAAAACGGCCATCATCAAAGACAACGCGACGAAGGCCAACGATACCGGCTCGCCGGAAGTCCAGATCGCAGTGCTGACCCACCGCATCAACGAGCTGACCGAGCATTTCAAGCTGCATAAAAAAGACAATCACTCACGCCGCGGGTTGCTGAAGATGGTCAGCCAGCGCCGCCAGCTGCTCGACTATGTGAAGAGCAAGGACAACGCGCGATATCAGAAGATCATCGAGAAGCACGGTATTCGCCGCTAA
- the metK gene encoding methionine adenosyltransferase produces the protein MGATVARKSFLFTSESVSEGHPDKVCDRISDEVVDAFYREGQKEGIDPWSIRAACETMATTNRVIIAGESRGPKDVTVAAIEAITRNAIKDIGYEQAGFHWANCNIEVLLHSQSADIAQGVDAQQPTNQEEGAGDQGIMFGYACNETPELMPAPIYYAHKILFDLATARKAKTGDAAKLGPDSKSQVTVRYENGKPVGVTQIVVSHQHIDENLSSRQVREIIEPYVRKALPDGWIGSDTIWHINPTGKFFIGGPDGDTGLTGRKIIVDTYGGAAPHGGGAFSGKDPTKVDRSAAYAARYLAKNVVAAGIADRCTIQLSYAIGVAKPLSIYVDTHGTGKVDEAAIEQALGTVMDLTPRGIRSHLDLNKPIYARTSAYGHFGRPAEKDGGFSWERTDLAPKIAKAVG, from the coding sequence ATGGGGGCCACAGTGGCGCGAAAGTCATTTCTGTTCACCAGCGAATCCGTTTCCGAAGGCCACCCGGACAAGGTCTGCGACCGCATTTCGGACGAGGTGGTCGATGCCTTCTATCGCGAGGGGCAGAAAGAGGGCATCGACCCTTGGAGCATTCGAGCCGCATGCGAAACAATGGCGACGACCAACCGGGTCATCATTGCTGGCGAATCGCGCGGTCCCAAGGACGTCACCGTTGCGGCGATCGAAGCGATCACGCGTAACGCTATCAAGGATATCGGATACGAGCAGGCCGGCTTCCACTGGGCAAACTGCAATATCGAGGTTCTTCTGCATTCGCAGTCGGCCGATATCGCACAGGGCGTCGATGCGCAGCAGCCGACCAATCAGGAAGAGGGCGCGGGTGACCAGGGCATCATGTTCGGATATGCCTGCAACGAGACGCCGGAGCTGATGCCGGCGCCAATTTATTACGCGCATAAAATTCTCTTCGATCTTGCGACAGCGCGAAAAGCCAAGACGGGCGATGCCGCCAAGCTCGGCCCGGACTCTAAGAGCCAAGTCACCGTTCGTTATGAAAACGGGAAGCCCGTCGGCGTCACGCAGATCGTCGTTTCGCACCAGCATATCGATGAAAATCTGAGCTCCCGGCAGGTGCGGGAAATCATAGAACCTTATGTTCGCAAGGCGCTTCCCGACGGCTGGATCGGTAGCGACACCATCTGGCACATCAATCCGACGGGTAAATTTTTCATCGGTGGCCCGGACGGCGATACCGGCCTGACGGGCCGCAAGATCATCGTCGACACTTATGGCGGCGCGGCTCCGCACGGTGGCGGCGCTTTTTCCGGCAAGGACCCAACGAAGGTCGACCGCTCGGCGGCTTATGCGGCGCGTTATCTCGCGAAGAACGTCGTCGCGGCGGGTATTGCTGACCGCTGCACGATTCAGCTTTCCTATGCCATCGGCGTCGCAAAGCCGCTGTCGATCTACGTCGACACGCACGGCACCGGAAAAGTCGATGAAGCGGCGATCGAGCAGGCACTCGGGACCGTCATGGATTTGACGCCGCGCGGCATCCGCAGCCATCTCGATCTCAACAAGCCGATCTATGCACGGACGTCGGCTTACGGCCATTTCGGACGTCCGGCGGAAAAGGACGGCGGCTTCTCCTGGGAGCGCACCGACCTTGCGCCAAAGATAGCCAAGGCCGTGGGCTGA
- the infB gene encoding translation initiation factor IF-2, whose translation MTDSNDQTDKTIRVGARKPLSLQRTVESGHVRQNFSHGRSKSVVVEKKKTRRLSGSGPEGGEVAPAAPTTSEAPPLPVKAPPAPAARPASSSSSQARTLSNEERAARERALAAARAEGASRAVEAEPVRFEPVRPPEPEPRVEEAPAQNAPPAATATPPAAPKPAEAPPAPVARETAAPRERRDNNAPQSREGGRPPFQRTGGRPTGNTAYMPREAGRPREIELPVPPRRGAAPADATTIEKPVRPQRPVVAREQVEDDDSRKRGPGGAKVPRPAVKTNDDGRQRQKLTITNFDREAQVRSLASLKRKREKEKLKAMGIQQPREKIAREVVIPEAITIQELSNRMAERAVDLIKYLMQQGAMHKITDVLDADTAELIVQEFGHTPKRVSEADVEIGFVGEEDADSAALEPRAPVVTIMGHVDHGKTSLLDAIRSANVVAGEAGGITQHIGAYQVKAANGDKITFIDTPGHEAFTAMRARGAKVTDIVVLVVAADDGVMPQTVEAINHAKAAKVPIIVAINKIDKPQADPNRVRTDLLSQEIVVESMGGETLEVPVSALKRTNLDKLLEAIHLQAEILDLKANPTRTAEGIVIEAKLERGRGPVGTVLVQRGTLHVGDIIVAGTAWGRVRALLDDHGANIDSAGPSVPAEVLGFDSAPEAGDQFAVVENEARARELTDYRVRKRRETLGSAGSKSTLEQMMQQLKDAERKEFPLVVKGDVQGSVEAIAGALRKVGNDEVEARLVHSGVGGITESDIALAAASKAVVIGFNVRANAQAKQAADSQGIEIRYYNIIYDLVDEVKAAMSGLLAPTKREVFLGYATIKQVFNISKVGKVAGCQVTEGKVERGAKVRLLRDNVVIHEGTLAILKRFKDDVKEVVAGQECGMSFANYQDIREGDQIECFQVETIARSL comes from the coding sequence ATGACGGATTCGAACGACCAGACCGATAAGACCATTCGCGTCGGAGCGCGCAAGCCGCTGTCGCTGCAGCGAACGGTCGAGTCTGGGCATGTGCGGCAGAACTTCAGTCACGGGCGCTCGAAGTCCGTCGTCGTCGAGAAGAAGAAGACACGGAGGCTTAGCGGCTCCGGTCCGGAGGGCGGCGAGGTTGCGCCAGCGGCCCCAACGACGAGCGAAGCGCCTCCGCTGCCGGTCAAAGCTCCACCTGCTCCGGCAGCAAGGCCTGCATCGTCAAGCTCGTCACAAGCGCGGACACTTTCCAACGAAGAGCGCGCAGCGCGTGAGCGCGCGCTTGCTGCCGCGCGAGCGGAGGGTGCAAGCCGGGCCGTCGAAGCAGAGCCCGTGCGTTTCGAGCCGGTGCGTCCACCCGAGCCCGAGCCGCGCGTCGAGGAGGCTCCGGCACAGAATGCACCACCGGCCGCTACTGCGACGCCCCCCGCTGCGCCGAAGCCGGCGGAAGCTCCTCCGGCGCCTGTCGCACGCGAAACGGCAGCTCCGCGCGAACGTCGCGATAATAATGCACCTCAGTCCCGCGAGGGTGGACGTCCGCCGTTTCAACGGACGGGTGGCCGTCCAACGGGCAACACTGCTTATATGCCGCGTGAGGCTGGCCGTCCGCGCGAGATCGAACTGCCAGTGCCGCCACGGCGCGGCGCTGCTCCGGCCGACGCAACGACAATCGAAAAGCCGGTTCGCCCGCAGCGGCCCGTGGTTGCTCGCGAGCAAGTCGAGGACGACGACAGCCGCAAGCGCGGCCCCGGCGGCGCGAAGGTGCCGCGTCCCGCCGTCAAGACCAACGACGACGGCCGCCAGCGTCAGAAGCTGACGATTACGAACTTCGATCGTGAAGCACAGGTCCGCTCGCTCGCTTCGCTGAAGCGCAAGCGCGAGAAGGAAAAGCTGAAGGCGATGGGCATTCAGCAACCGCGCGAGAAGATCGCTCGCGAGGTCGTCATTCCGGAAGCGATCACGATTCAGGAACTGTCGAACCGCATGGCGGAACGCGCCGTCGATCTCATCAAGTATCTGATGCAGCAAGGCGCGATGCATAAAATTACCGATGTGCTCGACGCCGATACGGCGGAACTCATCGTGCAGGAATTCGGGCATACGCCGAAGCGCGTTTCCGAAGCTGACGTCGAAATCGGTTTCGTCGGCGAGGAAGACGCGGATAGTGCCGCGCTGGAGCCGCGTGCTCCCGTCGTCACGATCATGGGCCATGTCGATCACGGCAAGACGTCGCTGCTCGACGCAATCCGTTCTGCGAACGTCGTAGCTGGTGAAGCCGGCGGCATCACGCAGCACATCGGCGCTTACCAGGTGAAGGCCGCGAACGGCGATAAGATCACGTTCATCGATACGCCGGGCCATGAAGCCTTTACAGCGATGCGCGCGCGCGGCGCGAAGGTGACGGACATCGTCGTCCTGGTCGTTGCGGCGGATGACGGCGTCATGCCGCAGACGGTCGAGGCGATCAATCACGCCAAGGCCGCGAAAGTTCCGATCATCGTCGCGATCAACAAGATCGACAAACCGCAAGCCGATCCCAATCGCGTACGCACCGATCTCTTGTCGCAAGAGATCGTCGTCGAGAGCATGGGCGGCGAGACGCTCGAAGTGCCGGTTTCGGCGCTGAAGCGGACGAACCTCGACAAGCTGCTTGAGGCGATCCACCTGCAGGCCGAAATCCTCGATCTCAAGGCGAATCCGACACGAACCGCCGAAGGCATTGTCATCGAGGCGAAGCTTGAGCGCGGGCGCGGTCCCGTGGGTACGGTTCTCGTCCAGCGCGGTACGCTGCACGTCGGCGACATCATCGTCGCCGGTACGGCGTGGGGTCGCGTCAGGGCGCTGCTCGATGACCACGGCGCGAATATCGACTCTGCCGGGCCGTCGGTGCCGGCCGAAGTCCTGGGCTTCGATTCGGCTCCGGAAGCGGGCGATCAGTTCGCTGTTGTCGAAAACGAGGCGCGGGCGCGCGAATTGACGGACTATCGCGTCCGCAAGCGCCGCGAGACGCTGGGTTCTGCGGGCTCCAAGAGCACGCTTGAGCAGATGATGCAGCAGCTCAAAGATGCCGAGCGCAAGGAATTTCCGCTGGTCGTCAAGGGCGATGTGCAGGGTTCTGTCGAGGCGATTGCCGGTGCGTTGCGGAAGGTCGGCAACGATGAAGTCGAGGCGCGGCTCGTGCATTCCGGCGTCGGTGGCATCACCGAGTCGGATATCGCGCTCGCAGCGGCATCGAAAGCCGTCGTCATCGGCTTCAACGTTCGCGCCAACGCGCAAGCGAAGCAGGCCGCCGACAGCCAGGGCATCGAGATCCGCTACTACAACATCATCTACGATCTCGTCGATGAAGTGAAAGCGGCGATGTCGGGTCTTCTCGCTCCGACAAAGCGCGAGGTCTTCCTCGGCTACGCGACGATCAAGCAGGTCTTCAATATCTCGAAGGTCGGCAAGGTCGCGGGTTGTCAGGTTACCGAGGGCAAGGTCGAGCGTGGCGCCAAGGTTCGTCTGCTGCGCGACAACGTCGTCATTCACGAAGGCACGCTTGCGATCCTGAAGCGCTTCAAGGACGACGTGAAAGAGGTCGTCGCGGGTCAGGAATGCGGCATGTCGTTCGCGAACTATCAGGATATTCGCGAAGGCGACCAGATCGAGTGCTTCCAGGTCGAGACGATCGCGAGAAGTCTTTAA
- the rimP gene encoding ribosome maturation factor RimP has product MNETIASNVPPTEGGPDTRRFLRETGVAAEIAAIVEPVIEDLGFRLVRVKIQGGGTADKIVQLMAERPDGSITIDDCETISKQVSPVLDVADPISGAYRLEVSSPGIDRPLVRPSDFEDWSGHEARIELTEPVGGRRKFKGMLEGFEDGEVRIEADTGEHGIQHLGLPMHLISDARLVLTDELVRDALARAKKRHSDRPGDGAELDEDDLED; this is encoded by the coding sequence TTGAACGAGACGATCGCCAGCAACGTACCGCCTACGGAAGGAGGCCCCGATACGCGCCGCTTTCTGCGCGAGACGGGCGTTGCCGCCGAGATCGCCGCTATTGTGGAACCCGTGATCGAGGATCTCGGATTCCGGTTGGTGCGGGTGAAGATCCAGGGCGGCGGCACGGCCGACAAGATCGTGCAGTTGATGGCTGAGCGCCCGGATGGGTCGATCACCATTGATGACTGCGAGACGATTTCGAAACAGGTTTCGCCGGTGCTCGATGTCGCGGACCCGATCTCGGGCGCGTATCGCCTCGAAGTCTCATCGCCCGGTATCGACCGCCCGCTTGTGCGTCCGAGCGATTTCGAGGACTGGTCCGGACACGAGGCAAGAATCGAATTGACCGAGCCGGTCGGCGGACGCAGAAAATTCAAAGGCATGCTCGAAGGCTTCGAAGACGGAGAAGTTCGAATCGAGGCCGATACAGGCGAGCACGGCATTCAGCATCTCGGTCTACCCATGCATCTCATCTCGGATGCGCGGCTGGTGCTGACGGACGAACTCGTTCGCGATGCGCTCGCCCGCGCCAAGAAACGCCATTCTGACCGGCCCGGCGACGGCGCCGAACTCGACGAAGACGATCTGGAGGATTGA
- the trmB gene encoding tRNA (guanosine(46)-N7)-methyltransferase TrmB, with protein sequence MMRVKRVTRVVISDVDKESEQELRSYGRRRGRKPSARQAALLREALPRFAVDPAALPEAAQTWLEIGFGGGEHLLSQARRNPHALIIGCEPYEDGVIKVLSAIESEGLKNIRVHMSDVRDMLRQLAPGSLDRAFILFPDPWPKRKHRKRRLVNSLLLDLLARVLKPNAELRIATDIGDYARTMLEAFRQEPRFVWRAEGPGDWRVQPADWVETKYEAKAAEAGRRRYYFRFLRT encoded by the coding sequence ATGATGCGGGTGAAACGGGTGACGCGGGTCGTGATCAGCGACGTAGACAAAGAAAGCGAGCAGGAGCTTCGGTCGTATGGGCGGCGGCGCGGGCGCAAGCCGAGCGCGCGACAGGCCGCGCTCTTGCGCGAAGCCCTTCCGCGCTTTGCGGTTGATCCCGCCGCGCTACCCGAGGCGGCTCAAACGTGGCTCGAGATTGGCTTTGGCGGCGGCGAGCATTTGCTGTCGCAGGCACGTCGCAACCCGCACGCTCTGATCATCGGATGCGAGCCTTACGAGGACGGCGTCATCAAGGTGCTGAGCGCCATCGAGAGCGAAGGGCTAAAGAATATCCGCGTTCACATGAGCGACGTCCGCGACATGCTGCGCCAACTCGCGCCGGGTTCACTCGATCGCGCTTTCATCCTGTTTCCGGACCCGTGGCCGAAGCGAAAGCATCGCAAGCGCCGGCTGGTTAATTCTTTATTGCTGGATCTTCTGGCGCGCGTTCTAAAGCCCAACGCCGAGCTTCGGATTGCGACGGATATCGGCGATTATGCGCGGACGATGCTCGAAGCTTTCCGCCAGGAGCCGCGCTTCGTTTGGCGGGCCGAAGGTCCTGGCGATTGGCGCGTTCAGCCTGCAGATTGGGTCGAAACCAAATACGAAGCCAAAGCCGCGGAAGCCGGGCGGCGGAGATACTATTTCCGCTTTTTAAGGACCTGA
- a CDS encoding RNA-binding protein gives MAERQEQLATDRGGNASGSERMCAVSRQSLDPSHLIRFVLSPDGAVVPDLERRLPGRGVWVGCDRRLVEKAVKANTFARSLKTRAEVSADLAERVDALMVKRLAGTLSLANKAGLAVSGFEKVSAALDKGPVAVVLHGAEASVDGRSKIDRKFKAIQGSRGLVAPIVDVLTVDQMSLAIGRGSVVHAALTPGGLSDRFLEEAERLMRYRSSATETANVFSETQSEG, from the coding sequence ATGGCAGAGCGGCAAGAACAGCTGGCGACGGATCGGGGCGGCAACGCTTCCGGGTCGGAACGCATGTGCGCCGTCTCGCGGCAAAGCCTTGATCCGAGTCACCTGATCCGGTTCGTGCTGTCGCCCGACGGCGCCGTCGTGCCCGATCTCGAACGGCGGCTGCCTGGGCGCGGCGTTTGGGTCGGATGCGACCGCAGGCTTGTTGAAAAGGCCGTTAAAGCCAATACGTTTGCGAGGAGCCTCAAAACACGGGCCGAAGTCTCGGCGGACCTCGCTGAGCGCGTCGATGCCTTGATGGTTAAGCGACTTGCGGGGACGCTATCGCTCGCCAATAAGGCCGGTTTGGCCGTTTCGGGCTTCGAGAAGGTGTCGGCGGCCCTGGACAAGGGGCCTGTGGCCGTCGTGCTGCACGGGGCGGAGGCCTCAGTGGACGGGCGATCCAAGATCGACCGGAAATTTAAAGCTATTCAAGGTTCTCGGGGCCTTGTGGCGCCGATCGTCGATGTTCTGACGGTCGATCAAATGAGCTTGGCCATTGGCCGCGGAAGTGTGGTACATGCTGCGCTCACACCCGGAGGCCTGTCGGATCGGTTTCTCGAGGAAGCGGAACGCCTGATGCGTTACCGATCTTCGGCGACAGAGACCGCCAATGTTTTTTCTGAAACGCAAAGCGAAGGCTGA
- the nusA gene encoding transcription termination factor NusA, translating into MAMAGISANRLELLQIADAVAREKTIDKKIVIEAMEDAIQKAAKSRYGAENDIRCEIDPKTGEAKLTRVLAVVDTVENDATQITVEDAKKRNPEAKAGDMIAETLPPLEFGRVAAQNAKQVIVQKVREAERDRQFAEYKDRVGDTTNGTVKRVEYGNVIVDLGRAEGIIRRDEMIPRENVRLGDRIRAYIYDVRREQRGPQIFLTRARPEFMSSLFRAEVPEIYDGVVEIKSVARDPGSRAKIAVISKDSSIDPVGACVGMRGARVQAVVNELQGEKVDIIQWNPDAASFIVNALAPAEVTKVVLDEDSNRIEVVVPEAQLSLAIGRRGQNVRLASQLTGWDIDILTEQEESERRQKEFAERTQLLMDSLDVDEVIAQLLVTEGFASIEEVAYVDISEIAHIEGFDEGTAEQIQSRAREYLEQQEAERDAKRRELGVADELAEIPGINTAMMVALGENGIKTVEDFADCATDELVGWTERKKEKDAEPVKHKGILDGFELSRTDVENMIMAARVHAGWIKAEDLEKPAEGEPEAASDDAGAQG; encoded by the coding sequence ATGGCCATGGCAGGCATAAGCGCCAACAGGCTTGAGCTTTTGCAAATTGCCGACGCTGTCGCGCGCGAGAAGACGATCGACAAGAAGATCGTCATCGAAGCGATGGAGGATGCCATCCAGAAGGCTGCCAAATCGCGCTACGGCGCGGAAAATGACATCCGCTGCGAGATCGATCCGAAGACGGGCGAAGCGAAGCTGACGCGTGTTCTTGCCGTCGTCGATACGGTTGAGAACGACGCGACGCAGATTACCGTCGAAGACGCCAAAAAGCGAAACCCCGAAGCCAAGGCCGGCGACATGATCGCCGAGACGTTGCCACCATTGGAATTCGGCCGCGTCGCCGCGCAGAACGCCAAGCAGGTCATCGTGCAGAAAGTGCGCGAGGCCGAACGCGACCGGCAGTTCGCCGAGTACAAGGATCGCGTCGGCGATACCACGAACGGAACGGTGAAGCGGGTCGAGTACGGCAACGTCATCGTCGATCTCGGCCGGGCCGAGGGCATTATCCGCCGCGATGAAATGATCCCGCGCGAAAACGTCAGGCTTGGTGATCGCATCCGCGCCTACATCTATGACGTTCGACGCGAACAACGGGGTCCGCAGATTTTCCTGACGCGAGCGCGACCGGAATTCATGTCATCACTGTTCCGCGCGGAAGTTCCGGAGATTTATGACGGCGTCGTCGAGATCAAGTCGGTCGCGCGCGATCCGGGAAGCCGGGCCAAGATTGCAGTCATTTCGAAGGATTCCTCAATCGATCCGGTCGGTGCCTGCGTCGGTATGCGCGGCGCGCGCGTGCAGGCCGTCGTCAACGAGCTGCAGGGCGAGAAGGTCGACATCATCCAGTGGAATCCGGATGCAGCGAGCTTCATCGTCAACGCGCTGGCGCCTGCGGAAGTCACGAAGGTCGTGCTCGATGAAGATTCCAACCGCATCGAGGTCGTCGTTCCTGAAGCGCAGCTGTCGCTTGCAATCGGGCGGCGCGGTCAGAACGTGCGGCTTGCGTCACAACTCACCGGCTGGGACATCGACATCCTGACGGAACAGGAAGAAAGCGAACGCCGCCAGAAGGAATTTGCGGAACGCACGCAGTTGCTGATGGATTCACTCGATGTCGACGAAGTCATCGCGCAGCTTCTCGTTACAGAGGGATTTGCGAGTATCGAAGAAGTCGCTTACGTCGATATTTCGGAGATCGCCCACATCGAAGGATTTGACGAAGGAACAGCCGAGCAGATTCAAAGCCGCGCGCGCGAGTATCTCGAGCAGCAGGAAGCAGAGCGCGATGCGAAACGGCGCGAGCTCGGCGTTGCGGATGAACTGGCGGAAATTCCCGGCATCAATACTGCGATGATGGTGGCGCTCGGCGAGAACGGCATCAAGACCGTCGAGGATTTTGCGGACTGCGCGACTGACGAGCTCGTCGGCTGGACGGAGCGCAAGAAGGAGAAGGACGCCGAGCCCGTCAAGCACAAGGGCATTCTCGATGGCTTCGAGCTTTCGCGCACGGACGTCGAAAACATGATCATGGCCGCGCGCGTTCACGCGGGTTGGATCAAGGCGGAAGATCTTGAGAAGCCTGCGGAAGGCGAACCTGAAGCCGCGTCGGATGACGCCGGCGCTCAAGGCTAA
- the rbfA gene encoding 30S ribosome-binding factor RbfA, producing the protein MTRKSSHSGAKAPSQRMLRIGELIRHKLAEMLSRGEIHDDVLSSHVITIPEVRLSPDLKLATVYVMPLGGNDVKPVVEALTRNKKYIRAEVAHTLNLRYAPDLRFREDETFEEATRIDRLLDSEKVRRDTGK; encoded by the coding sequence ATGACAAGAAAGTCTTCGCATTCCGGCGCGAAAGCGCCGTCGCAGCGCATGCTGCGCATTGGCGAACTCATACGCCACAAACTCGCAGAGATGCTGTCGCGGGGCGAAATCCACGACGATGTGCTCTCGTCGCACGTCATTACGATCCCGGAAGTGCGCCTGTCTCCGGATCTTAAGCTGGCGACCGTTTACGTGATGCCGCTCGGCGGCAATGACGTGAAGCCCGTTGTCGAGGCGCTGACGCGCAACAAGAAATACATCCGCGCCGAAGTCGCGCATACGCTCAACCTCCGCTACGCGCCCGATCTCAGGTTCCGCGAGGACGAAACGTTCGAAGAGGCGACGCGCATCGACCGGCTGCTCGACAGCGAGAAGGTCAGACGGGATACGGGGAAATAA
- the truB gene encoding tRNA pseudouridine(55) synthase TruB, translating into MGRRKKGLPVHGWLVLDKPANMTSTQAVGIIRRVFNAQKAGHSGTLDPLATGILPIALGEATKTVSFAVDGEKAYRFTVRWGTETETDDTEGAVTKTSDQRPDRASIEALLSQFHGEIMQVPPAYSAIKVDGARAYDLARDGETVVLEARPVFIDSLQLVDTPDAATSVFEARCGKGTYVRALARDMGRLLGCYGHVIALRRTQVGPFDEAIAVTMDELMAASDSGDPEQLSRLLQPVEAALADLPELLVSQSDAASLARGQTVLIRGRDAPILSGPAYATSKGRLVALGELAKGALHPTRVFNLG; encoded by the coding sequence ATGGGACGCCGCAAAAAGGGATTGCCGGTTCACGGCTGGCTCGTGCTCGACAAACCAGCGAACATGACGTCGACACAGGCCGTCGGCATCATACGGCGCGTATTCAATGCGCAGAAGGCTGGGCATTCGGGAACGCTCGATCCGCTCGCGACGGGTATCCTGCCGATTGCGCTCGGGGAGGCGACGAAAACCGTATCGTTCGCGGTCGATGGCGAGAAAGCCTATCGCTTCACCGTGCGCTGGGGCACGGAGACCGAGACGGACGACACCGAAGGCGCGGTGACGAAAACGAGCGATCAGCGTCCGGATCGCGCCAGTATCGAAGCACTGCTGTCGCAGTTTCACGGCGAGATCATGCAGGTGCCGCCTGCCTATTCGGCGATCAAGGTCGATGGCGCGCGCGCCTATGATCTGGCGCGCGACGGAGAGACGGTCGTGCTCGAAGCGCGGCCCGTCTTCATAGACAGCTTGCAATTGGTCGATACACCGGACGCCGCGACGAGCGTGTTCGAGGCGCGCTGCGGCAAGGGAACGTATGTGCGTGCCCTGGCGCGCGACATGGGTCGCCTTCTCGGCTGCTACGGGCATGTCATCGCTTTGCGCCGGACGCAGGTCGGCCCATTCGACGAAGCCATCGCGGTCACGATGGACGAGCTGATGGCTGCGTCCGATTCCGGCGACCCCGAACAGCTTTCGCGATTGCTGCAGCCTGTCGAAGCGGCGCTTGCCGATCTGCCGGAGCTGCTCGTGTCGCAGAGCGATGCGGCAAGTCTGGCGCGCGGGCAAACGGTTCTGATCCGGGGACGCGATGCGCCGATCCTGTCGGGGCCTGCTTATGCAACTTCCAAGGGGCGGCTTGTCGCGCTCGGTGAGCTTGCAAAAGGTGCGCTTCACCCCACCCGCGTTTTTAACCTCGGTTGA